One genomic window of Candidatus Nitrosopumilus sediminis includes the following:
- a CDS encoding 4-hydroxyphenylacetate 3-hydroxylase family protein, with product MANVLKTIRTGDDYIESLRGRDLKIYLFGELIKEPVDHPIIRPSINAVAETYDLAVREEALASADSSITGLKVNRFLHIAESAQDLVLQNKMQRKLGQNTGTCFQRCVGMDALNSLHSTTFEIDEKHGTDYHKRFLEFVKMVQKENLVIGGAMTDPKGDRSKGPSEQEDPDLFTRIVETDEKGIYVSGAKAHQTGCINSHWILLMPTIRLTEADKDWAFVGAIPADAKGVTYIYGRQSCDTRSMEEGDIDDGNAKFGGQEALIILDKVFIPWDKVFMNGEYEFASMLVERFTCYHRRSYVCKTGLGDVLIGAAATIADYNGIPKVSHIKDKIIEMTHLNETIFAAGIASSHQGHKMKSGVFLNDDMLAQVCKHNVTRFPYEISRLAQDIAGGLVVTLPSEKDFRHPEAGPLLKKYLAGRKGVDVENRMRILRLIENMTLGRNAVGYLTESMHGAGSPQAQRIQIQRQMQVGYKKNLAKNLAGIKNDIQEPNEPSDYFKRVFKTKDSVL from the coding sequence ATGGCTAATGTCTTGAAGACAATTAGAACAGGCGATGATTATATTGAAAGTCTTAGAGGGCGAGATCTCAAAATTTACCTCTTTGGAGAATTAATTAAAGAACCCGTGGATCATCCAATTATTAGACCATCCATTAATGCAGTTGCAGAAACTTATGATCTTGCAGTTCGTGAAGAAGCATTAGCTTCTGCTGATTCATCAATTACTGGGTTGAAAGTTAACAGATTTTTACACATTGCAGAAAGTGCACAAGATTTAGTATTACAAAATAAAATGCAGAGAAAGCTTGGGCAAAACACAGGAACATGTTTCCAAAGATGTGTTGGAATGGATGCATTGAACTCTTTACACTCTACTACATTTGAAATTGATGAAAAACATGGAACTGATTACCATAAGAGATTCTTAGAATTTGTAAAGATGGTGCAAAAAGAAAATCTTGTAATAGGTGGTGCCATGACTGATCCTAAAGGGGACAGAAGTAAAGGTCCTTCAGAACAAGAAGATCCTGATTTATTTACTAGAATTGTGGAAACTGATGAGAAAGGAATCTATGTTTCAGGTGCAAAAGCGCACCAAACTGGATGTATCAATTCACATTGGATTCTTTTGATGCCAACAATCAGATTAACAGAAGCTGATAAAGACTGGGCTTTTGTTGGAGCAATTCCAGCAGATGCAAAGGGAGTCACCTACATTTACGGTAGACAATCTTGTGATACGCGAAGTATGGAAGAAGGTGACATTGACGATGGTAACGCAAAGTTTGGCGGTCAAGAAGCCTTGATAATTTTAGATAAAGTGTTTATTCCATGGGACAAAGTATTCATGAACGGTGAATATGAATTTGCATCAATGCTTGTAGAACGATTCACATGTTATCATAGACGTAGTTACGTATGCAAAACTGGTTTAGGTGATGTGTTAATTGGAGCAGCAGCAACCATTGCAGATTATAATGGAATTCCCAAAGTATCTCACATTAAAGATAAAATTATTGAGATGACTCATCTAAATGAAACAATATTTGCTGCAGGTATTGCATCATCACATCAAGGACATAAAATGAAGTCTGGTGTATTTCTAAATGATGACATGCTTGCTCAAGTTTGCAAACATAATGTAACTCGATTCCCATATGAAATTAGCAGATTGGCACAAGACATTGCTGGTGGGCTAGTAGTTACACTGCCATCTGAAAAGGACTTTAGACACCCAGAAGCTGGACCATTGCTCAAAAAATATCTTGCCGGAAGAAAAGGTGTTGATGTTGAAAATAGAATGAGAATTTTAAGATTAATTGAAAATATGACCCTTGGAAGAAATGCAGTTGGATATCTTACAGAATCTATGCACGGTGCAGGCTCGCCCCAGGCACAAAGAATCCAAATTCAAAGACAAATGCAAGTTGGATACAAAAAGAACTTGGCAAAGAATTTGGCTGGAATTAAAAATGATATTCAAGAACCAAATGAACCCTCTGATTACTTTAAGCGTGTATTCAAAACAAAAGATTCCGTTCTTTAA
- a CDS encoding CFI-box-CTERM domain-containing protein, with translation MVGSAYAQTPFRDTAGLTLNGIEWCEENYQLYYFMGNDFFEHHHHSIESRLCGNLYNDDLWLYSEPDRYQKLIEASRMYYSLEIQESTKEAEEGKIDTKPVNIKEIPQEIEQQQKELEGLIVKESNENNIEIKTVCDEGAELIDGKCWIVDTTEGGGCLIATATYGSEMAPQVQFLREIRDNQLMDTQSGSLFMAGFNQVYYSFSPYVADMERESPLFKELVKIGITPLLSTLSVMSYAESESEVFGYGIGVILMNVGMYIAIPTMLIMKLKRTNFRKIENYLT, from the coding sequence TTGGTTGGATCGGCATACGCACAAACTCCATTTCGTGATACTGCAGGGTTGACATTAAATGGAATAGAGTGGTGTGAAGAAAATTATCAATTGTATTATTTTATGGGAAATGATTTTTTTGAACATCATCATCACTCTATTGAATCAAGATTGTGTGGGAATTTGTATAATGATGATTTATGGTTATATTCAGAGCCAGACAGATATCAGAAATTAATTGAAGCTAGTAGAATGTATTATAGTTTAGAAATCCAGGAAAGCACCAAAGAGGCAGAAGAAGGAAAAATTGATACAAAACCTGTCAATATCAAAGAAATCCCTCAAGAGATTGAACAGCAACAAAAAGAATTAGAGGGATTAATTGTAAAAGAATCAAATGAAAACAATATTGAAATAAAAACGGTATGTGATGAAGGTGCTGAACTGATAGATGGAAAGTGTTGGATTGTTGATACTACTGAGGGCGGAGGTTGTCTCATTGCTACTGCAACATATGGTTCTGAAATGGCACCACAAGTTCAATTCCTCAGAGAAATTAGAGATAATCAGTTGATGGATACACAATCAGGCTCATTATTTATGGCAGGATTCAACCAGGTTTACTATTCATTCTCACCATATGTAGCAGACATGGAAAGAGAAAGCCCACTATTCAAGGAATTGGTAAAAATTGGAATTACACCACTGTTATCCACACTATCTGTAATGTCATATGCAGAATCAGAATCTGAAGTATTTGGTTACGGAATTGGCGTAATTTTGATGAATGTAGGAATGTATATTGCAATTCCAACTATGTTAATAATGAAATTAAAAAGAACTAATTTTAGAAAAATTGAAAATTATTTAACTTAA
- a CDS encoding signal peptidase I → MAKRSVPKGVIKDIIIVGVGVLVIWIGLQVAFGTQNPFYVVASGSMVPVLQVYDVLIVQGHEPFEDIEVGDIIVFNRPSDHNRVIVHRVASIIQEDPKTIRTQGDANPASIPGTDFPITEKEYIGKVAYTLPQVGYVTQLLKPPINYVIIAIVVGIMVVKQVVKKKSEKELSFTDPLNSENPDTIEELSDIDKIEKDSEYSEHIEKTEEAGKLKDNEGPEDLAKKSEIEDKLKHIEEAIEGKQNDSKERDENPKKKE, encoded by the coding sequence TTGGCAAAAAGATCAGTACCTAAAGGAGTTATCAAAGATATCATAATTGTCGGTGTCGGAGTTTTAGTAATATGGATAGGTCTTCAAGTTGCATTTGGAACTCAAAATCCATTTTATGTTGTTGCAAGTGGAAGTATGGTTCCAGTCTTACAAGTTTATGATGTTTTAATTGTTCAAGGTCATGAGCCTTTTGAAGATATTGAAGTTGGTGACATTATTGTTTTTAATCGGCCATCAGATCATAACAGGGTTATTGTGCATAGAGTTGCATCAATAATTCAAGAAGATCCTAAAACAATCAGAACACAAGGAGATGCAAATCCAGCATCAATTCCAGGAACAGATTTTCCAATTACAGAAAAAGAGTACATAGGAAAAGTAGCATACACGCTTCCACAAGTTGGATATGTTACACAATTACTAAAGCCTCCAATCAACTATGTCATAATTGCAATAGTTGTGGGAATCATGGTGGTCAAACAGGTAGTTAAGAAGAAAAGTGAAAAAGAACTTTCCTTTACAGATCCATTAAATTCAGAAAATCCAGATACTATTGAAGAATTGTCAGATATTGACAAGATTGAAAAAGATTCTGAATATTCAGAACATATTGAAAAAACAGAAGAGGCAGGAAAATTAAAAGATAATGAAGGTCCTGAGGATTTAGCAAAAAAATCTGAGATTGAAGACAAATTGAAACACATTGAGGAAGCTATTGAAGGTAAACAAAATGACTCTAAAGAAAGAGATGAAAATCCAAAGAAGAAAGAATAA
- a CDS encoding zinc-ribbon domain-containing protein: MSSELRLKKLRGSGGYVMATVTDEQQMKGNLGGPDLFLAPIGRLDPEKITKHFCNTCEKEFEGPPKIEFENPNEEVAENLILAERGQYICNSCNASIAEYRDFKKEDEAGEVGSAKPLEPQVQSAPQSEITPQQVVQPTTVTQESVTKPGPATSVTSIEGKIVFDENANKIGTAKQVGIDSTQSMVLVITKEDGTEGSVPWSNIKKIGEVVLLGNPQEDTQPGKCSNCGFGNKEGSKFCEECGTKI, from the coding sequence ATGAGTTCAGAACTTAGACTTAAAAAATTACGAGGATCTGGGGGTTATGTTATGGCCACCGTTACAGATGAGCAACAAATGAAAGGCAATCTAGGAGGTCCAGATCTATTTTTAGCACCAATTGGAAGATTAGATCCTGAAAAAATTACTAAACATTTTTGCAATACTTGTGAAAAAGAATTTGAAGGTCCTCCAAAAATTGAATTTGAGAATCCAAATGAAGAAGTTGCTGAAAATCTAATTCTTGCAGAAAGAGGTCAATACATTTGTAATTCATGTAATGCTTCAATTGCAGAATACAGAGACTTCAAAAAAGAAGATGAAGCAGGCGAAGTTGGAAGTGCAAAACCATTAGAACCTCAAGTTCAAAGTGCACCGCAATCTGAAATTACACCACAACAAGTAGTACAACCTACAACGGTTACACAAGAATCAGTTACTAAGCCAGGTCCTGCAACTTCAGTCACTTCAATTGAAGGGAAAATTGTATTTGATGAGAATGCAAACAAAATAGGAACTGCAAAACAAGTTGGAATTGATTCTACTCAATCAATGGTTCTTGTTATTACTAAAGAAGATGGTACAGAAGGCAGCGTGCCTTGGAGCAATATCAAAAAAATTGGCGAAGTGGTTCTTTTAGGAAATCCGCAAGAAGATACTCAGCCAGGAAAATGCTCTAACTGTGGATTTGGAAACAAAGAAGGCTCCAAATTCTGCGAAGAATGTGGAACCAAGATCTGA
- the trxA gene encoding thioredoxin yields the protein MAVTQISDAKSWEVDVINSDIPVFVDFWAEWCGPCRMVGPVVEELAADYEGKVKFVKVNVDEANELASKYNVFSIPTLIILNKGEIVSQQVGAASKESYQGMIDRALA from the coding sequence ATGGCTGTAACACAAATTTCAGATGCAAAATCATGGGAAGTAGATGTGATAAATTCTGACATTCCTGTATTTGTAGACTTTTGGGCCGAATGGTGTGGCCCATGTAGAATGGTAGGTCCAGTAGTTGAAGAACTGGCAGCTGACTATGAAGGCAAAGTAAAATTTGTCAAGGTTAACGTTGATGAGGCCAATGAATTGGCATCAAAATACAATGTCTTTAGCATTCCAACTTTAATCATCTTAAATAAAGGTGAAATAGTTAGTCAGCAAGTAGGTGCTGCATCTAAAGAATCATACCAAGGTATGATTGATAGAGCACTTGCATAA
- a CDS encoding zinc ribbon domain-containing protein, which yields MSFGEVDTLNMLFDKLQSLFDESQGYYESFLDTNNMYKKGQISDKEFFQKLGDYTVAYSALEFLAIKVIFELKKSIGSGSGNTQSPGLMPGMGQPGMMAGGMGQPPRAGTAQNPVGGGPPGIVSAQESFGDVGTLPSPDPALMPRQTTQSQGGNGCSSCGASLRAGAKFCTKCGTKT from the coding sequence ATGTCATTTGGTGAAGTAGATACCCTGAACATGCTCTTTGATAAACTACAGAGTTTGTTTGATGAATCTCAGGGATACTATGAATCATTTCTAGACACAAATAACATGTACAAAAAAGGACAAATCAGTGATAAAGAATTCTTCCAAAAATTAGGTGATTATACTGTTGCGTACTCTGCATTAGAATTTCTAGCAATCAAAGTAATCTTTGAATTAAAAAAATCTATAGGATCTGGCTCTGGAAATACACAGTCTCCAGGTTTGATGCCAGGAATGGGTCAACCAGGGATGATGGCAGGTGGAATGGGACAACCACCAAGAGCCGGAACTGCACAAAATCCAGTAGGTGGGGGTCCACCTGGAATTGTTTCTGCACAGGAATCATTTGGAGATGTTGGAACTTTACCATCACCTGATCCAGCTTTGATGCCAAGACAAACAACGCAATCACAAGGTGGAAATGGATGTTCTTCATGTGGAGCATCACTTAGAGCAGGTGCAAAGTTTTGCACAAAGTGTGGCACTAAAACATAA
- a CDS encoding zinc ribbon domain-containing protein, producing the protein MEVFDGKKAAQDYMSKHTLAFSTPELTLMRFAFWLGDSVPDPKNEGKGIPRMMTYLVEQDFEPVLIDDETYVPSGAVKSSAIVGNAYNEQISSGKFCSECGTSLSATAKFCPECGTTQE; encoded by the coding sequence ATGGAAGTTTTTGACGGCAAAAAAGCTGCACAAGATTACATGTCAAAGCATACTCTAGCATTCTCTACACCTGAATTAACTTTAATGAGATTTGCATTTTGGTTAGGAGACTCTGTTCCAGATCCAAAAAATGAAGGAAAAGGAATTCCAAGAATGATGACATATTTGGTAGAGCAAGACTTTGAACCAGTCTTAATTGATGATGAAACATACGTACCATCTGGTGCAGTAAAAAGTTCAGCTATTGTTGGAAATGCATACAATGAGCAAATTTCAAGTGGAAAGTTTTGTTCTGAATGTGGTACTAGTCTTTCTGCGACTGCAAAATTCTGTCCTGAATGTGGAACGACACAAGAATAA